The following proteins come from a genomic window of Micromonospora zamorensis:
- a CDS encoding leucyl aminopeptidase family protein: MLAIRLIAEPDRLDVLVLPVRTADAAAGGDTSAEPVSTAVAPPDGTADEAAALVPAARLSGRAGEIHTQLRPGRTPGRLLLLGIGDGDEAAWRTAGAALARSAADEIHITIALPEGVTPAAVRGFTEGLLLAPYRFRMTEAGTTAALSSVDLLLADPGAFEAIVATAQTTAAMTHLARDLTNTPSSLKNPQWFAEQVASAAADLPHLRLRVRGPDELAAEGFGGILAVGGGSASGPRLVELDWHPADARTHVVLIGKGITFDTGGISIKPVPAMKLMRKDMAGAAAVVAATLGAAMLRLPVRVTTLAPLAENMVSGSAFRPGDVVRHYGGTTSETTNSDAEGRLVLADALAYAVQQLKPDLLLDLATLTGANAVALGKRTAALYSENDQLAADVRAAAEAAGESVWRMPLHGDYVEYLGSEIADLYSAPAQGAGSVLAALYLREFTGDLRDRWLHLDMSAPSWADGDHAEVSRGATGWGVRWLLRWLASVD; encoded by the coding sequence GTGCTCGCCATCCGTCTGATCGCCGAGCCCGACCGGCTCGACGTGCTCGTCCTGCCTGTTCGCACCGCCGATGCGGCAGCGGGAGGTGACACCTCGGCCGAGCCCGTCTCGACCGCCGTGGCACCCCCGGACGGCACGGCCGACGAGGCCGCCGCGCTGGTGCCGGCGGCCCGACTGAGCGGACGGGCCGGTGAGATCCACACCCAGCTCCGCCCCGGGCGCACTCCCGGCCGGCTGCTGCTGCTCGGCATCGGTGACGGCGACGAGGCGGCCTGGCGGACGGCTGGCGCGGCCCTGGCCCGCTCCGCTGCGGATGAGATCCATATCACCATCGCGTTACCGGAGGGCGTGACTCCGGCCGCCGTCCGCGGGTTCACCGAGGGGCTGCTGCTCGCCCCATACCGGTTCCGGATGACCGAGGCCGGCACCACAGCGGCGCTCAGCAGCGTCGATCTGCTGCTGGCCGACCCGGGCGCGTTCGAGGCCATCGTCGCCACGGCCCAGACCACCGCGGCGATGACCCACCTCGCCCGTGACCTGACCAACACCCCCAGCTCGCTGAAGAACCCGCAGTGGTTCGCCGAGCAGGTGGCCTCCGCCGCAGCCGACCTGCCGCACCTGCGGCTGCGGGTCCGTGGCCCGGACGAGCTGGCCGCCGAGGGCTTCGGCGGCATCCTCGCCGTGGGCGGCGGCTCGGCCAGCGGCCCCCGACTCGTCGAACTGGACTGGCACCCCGCCGACGCGCGTACGCACGTTGTGCTGATCGGCAAGGGCATCACCTTCGACACCGGCGGCATCTCGATCAAGCCGGTGCCGGCGATGAAACTGATGCGCAAGGACATGGCCGGCGCCGCCGCCGTCGTGGCCGCCACCCTGGGCGCCGCCATGCTGCGGCTGCCGGTCCGGGTCACCACGCTGGCCCCGCTCGCCGAGAACATGGTCAGCGGCTCCGCGTTCCGCCCCGGCGACGTCGTCCGGCACTACGGGGGCACGACCAGCGAGACGACCAACTCCGACGCCGAGGGCCGGCTGGTCCTCGCCGACGCGCTCGCGTACGCGGTGCAGCAGCTCAAGCCGGACCTGCTGCTCGACCTGGCCACCCTCACCGGCGCCAACGCCGTAGCCCTGGGCAAGCGCACCGCCGCCCTGTACAGCGAGAACGACCAGCTGGCCGCCGACGTGCGGGCCGCGGCCGAGGCCGCCGGCGAGTCGGTGTGGCGGATGCCGCTGCACGGCGACTACGTCGAATACCTGGGCAGCGAGATCGCCGACCTCTACAGCGCGCCGGCGCAGGGTGCCGGCTCGGTGCTGGCCGCCCTCTACCTGCGTGAGTTCACGGGCGACCTACGCGACCGCTGGCTGCACCTGGACATGTCGGCCCCGTCCTGGGCGGACGGCGACCACGCCGAGGTCAGCCGAGGCGCCACCGGCTGGGGCGTCCGTTGGTTGCTGCGCTGGCTGGCCAGCGTCGACTGA
- a CDS encoding PaaX family transcriptional regulator C-terminal domain-containing protein produces MQARSALFDLYGDHLRPRGGRAPVAALVKLLAPLGIAPPAVRTAVSRMVRQGWLEPLRLVSGPGYSITPKAARRLDEAAARIYRTGRVTWDGRFDLLVLEAPGSRRDRQRLASNLSFLGYGTLDEQTWVATRPAEDVDLLLAEAGIRFERFTASHFAGTPGAMGVVRRAWNLTEIGHAYERFVADQRPLLAAVTVRSSDEEAYATRFRLVHAWRTFLFQDPQLPPALLPERWPGTAAASFFDRHAARLRPAADRYVEQCLDAGNRLVRQKGR; encoded by the coding sequence ATGCAGGCACGGTCGGCACTCTTCGACCTGTACGGCGACCACCTCCGTCCGAGGGGTGGCCGTGCACCGGTTGCTGCCCTGGTCAAGCTGCTGGCGCCGCTGGGAATCGCACCGCCAGCCGTTCGCACCGCAGTGTCTCGGATGGTGCGCCAGGGCTGGCTGGAGCCACTCCGATTGGTCTCCGGACCGGGATATTCGATCACACCGAAAGCAGCCCGACGACTCGACGAGGCAGCGGCCCGGATCTACCGGACCGGCCGGGTCACCTGGGACGGCCGGTTCGATCTGCTGGTGCTGGAGGCCCCCGGCTCCCGACGGGACCGGCAGCGGCTCGCCTCCAACCTGAGCTTCCTCGGCTACGGCACCCTCGACGAGCAGACCTGGGTCGCCACCCGCCCCGCCGAGGACGTGGACCTGCTCCTCGCCGAGGCCGGCATCCGGTTCGAGCGGTTCACCGCCTCGCACTTCGCCGGCACCCCCGGCGCGATGGGTGTGGTCCGGCGGGCGTGGAACCTCACCGAGATCGGCCACGCCTACGAGCGGTTCGTCGCGGACCAGCGCCCGCTGCTCGCGGCGGTCACCGTGCGCAGCAGCGACGAGGAGGCGTACGCGACCCGGTTCCGGCTCGTGCACGCGTGGCGTACGTTCCTGTTCCAGGACCCGCAGCTGCCCCCGGCGCTGCTGCCCGAGCGCTGGCCCGGCACCGCCGCGGCCAGTTTCTTCGACCGGCACGCGGCACGTCTGCGTCCGGCCGCCGACCGGTACGTCGAACAGTGCCTCGACGCCGGCAACCGCCTCGTCCGACAGAAGGGTCGTTAG
- a CDS encoding O-methyltransferase produces MRTARSLAREVGLDAVTPGAGAALRLLAAAGNARAVVEIGTGTGVSGVWLLRGMRADGVLTTIDVEVEHQRIARRIFAEAGFAAGRTRIITGRALDVLPRLADGAYDLVFVDAEATGFHACVEAALRLLRPGGVLALNGVLAGGRIGDPAARDAETVTVRETIKAVRESEHWIPALLPVGHGVLAAVKC; encoded by the coding sequence CTGCGCACCGCCCGCAGCCTGGCCCGGGAGGTGGGCCTCGACGCGGTCACCCCCGGCGCGGGAGCGGCGCTGCGGCTGCTGGCCGCTGCCGGCAACGCCCGCGCCGTGGTGGAGATCGGCACCGGCACCGGGGTGAGCGGCGTCTGGCTGCTCCGCGGCATGCGCGCCGACGGCGTGCTCACCACCATCGACGTGGAGGTGGAGCACCAGCGGATCGCGCGACGGATCTTCGCCGAGGCGGGCTTCGCCGCCGGCCGTACGCGGATCATCACCGGTCGCGCGTTGGACGTGCTGCCCCGGCTCGCCGACGGCGCGTACGACCTTGTCTTCGTGGACGCGGAGGCGACCGGCTTCCACGCCTGCGTGGAGGCGGCGCTGCGGTTGTTGCGCCCGGGGGGCGTGCTCGCGCTCAACGGTGTGCTTGCCGGCGGCCGGATCGGTGACCCTGCCGCTCGGGACGCGGAGACGGTGACCGTCCGCGAGACGATCAAGGCGGTCCGGGAGTCGGAGCACTGGATCCCCGCTCTGCTTCCGGTCGGCCACGGGGTGCTCGCCGCGGTGAAGTGCTGA
- a CDS encoding preprotein translocase subunit TatB has translation MLDNLNWWEIGALLLLALLIFGDRLPAVITDGLRLVRNLRNMARNATGDLSRELGTDIQLEDLHPKAFIRKHLLSEEDEAAIRKPLQGVYDNLRADVSSVHDDLKDVASSADLRSDGARPGTATTSPSAPAPRVSYDDAT, from the coding sequence ATGCTCGACAACCTGAACTGGTGGGAAATCGGAGCGCTGCTGCTCCTGGCGCTGCTGATCTTCGGTGACCGGCTGCCCGCAGTCATCACCGACGGCCTGCGGCTGGTGCGCAACCTGCGCAACATGGCCCGCAACGCCACCGGTGACCTGAGTCGCGAGCTGGGCACCGACATCCAGCTGGAGGACCTGCACCCGAAGGCGTTCATCCGCAAGCACCTCCTCAGCGAGGAGGACGAGGCGGCGATCCGTAAGCCGTTGCAGGGCGTCTATGACAACCTGCGCGCCGACGTCAGCAGCGTGCACGACGACCTCAAGGACGTGGCCAGCTCCGCCGACCTGAGGTCGGACGGCGCCCGGCCCGGCACGGCCACCACCAGCCCCTCGGCGCCGGCCCCCCGCGTCAGCTACGACGACGCCACCTGA
- a CDS encoding DUF3117 domain-containing protein, which yields MAAMKPRTGDGPLEVTKEGRGIVMRVPLEGGGRLVVEMTPDEANALGDALKAAAG from the coding sequence ATGGCGGCGATGAAGCCGCGGACGGGCGACGGTCCGCTGGAAGTCACCAAGGAGGGGCGGGGCATCGTCATGCGGGTCCCGCTGGAGGGCGGTGGCCGGCTCGTCGTCGAGATGACTCCCGACGAGGCCAACGCGCTCGGTGACGCGTTGAAGGCAGCGGCCGGCTGA
- a CDS encoding enoyl-CoA hydratase-related protein, with the protein MTEPLLVDRTDAVVTLTLNRPNAMNALDVALKEALRDALAELETDRSCRAVVLAGAGGSFSAGQDLREHVSTLENSASDPLGTVRAHYNPIAARLANLPKPVVAAVRGMAAGAGASLAFLADIRIGGPTTSFLMAFAKVGLAADTGASWTLPRLVGHAKAVELLMLAEPVRAEEACRLGLLNRLTDDDEQVLPAAQELAARLAAGPTVAYGAIKRQLSIADAGTLADALAAEAQAQSICGATADHRAATLAFVAKQKPVFEGR; encoded by the coding sequence GTGACCGAGCCGCTGCTGGTCGACCGGACCGACGCCGTCGTCACCCTCACGCTGAACCGGCCGAACGCGATGAACGCGCTCGACGTGGCGCTCAAGGAGGCGCTGCGGGACGCCCTGGCGGAGCTGGAGACCGACCGGTCCTGCCGCGCGGTCGTGCTGGCCGGGGCGGGCGGATCGTTCAGCGCCGGTCAGGACCTGCGCGAGCACGTGTCGACCCTGGAGAACTCCGCCAGTGACCCGCTGGGCACCGTGCGGGCGCACTACAACCCGATCGCCGCCCGGCTGGCCAACCTGCCCAAGCCGGTGGTCGCCGCGGTCCGTGGGATGGCCGCCGGGGCAGGCGCGTCGTTGGCGTTCCTCGCCGACATCCGCATCGGCGGGCCGACGACCAGTTTCCTGATGGCCTTCGCCAAGGTCGGCCTCGCCGCCGACACCGGCGCCTCCTGGACGCTGCCCCGACTGGTCGGCCACGCCAAGGCGGTGGAGCTGCTGATGCTGGCCGAGCCGGTCCGCGCCGAGGAGGCCTGCCGGCTGGGGCTGCTCAACCGGCTGACCGACGACGACGAGCAGGTGCTGCCGGCAGCACAGGAGTTGGCCGCCCGCCTCGCCGCCGGCCCCACCGTCGCGTACGGGGCGATCAAGCGGCAACTCTCCATCGCCGACGCCGGCACCCTCGCCGACGCCCTCGCGGCCGAGGCGCAGGCCCAGTCGATCTGCGGTGCCACCGCCGACCACCGGGCGGCCACGCTCGCCTTCGTCGCCAAGCAGAAACCGGTCTTCGAGGGACGCTGA